In Apium graveolens cultivar Ventura chromosome 10, ASM990537v1, whole genome shotgun sequence, the following are encoded in one genomic region:
- the LOC141691723 gene encoding uncharacterized protein LOC141691723, with translation MECTFTEQQPPASHELTQEEANPGTDCWKLYVDGSSTAERSRAGLILISPEGFTIQQAINFAFKATNNQAEYEALISGLNLAKSLGISKMVVYSDSQIVVKQTNGEYIAKDPTLAQYQAMVRNILGTTPDITIHQINREENSKADELSKLVQNTSDIASSVYFEELEAPSMEQSEVLCIGSPDNWMTPYIVYLRDRTLPEDQNKARYLQHKAARFFLENGICGDHLAAKALAYKVIRQGYYWPTVHAHSIAYVKKCPQCQKFNNVPRQSPNLPALVLSPIPFAIWGIDIMGPFPRAKDDLRYVLVAIDYMTKWAEAKAMRTINQQDCIKFMDTIVMRFGIPNHPRTGTNETPFKLAYGTEARIPIETGSPSHRVINFDEISNIEGLKTNLELLDEVRDNAVKRMESYKEKTKLYFTKKIKIREYEAGDLVLRHTEASDPTNQGKLQPNWEGSYMVKEVLRPGTYKLSYLGGTEVPNTWHGARLRKFYQ, from the exons ATGGAATGCACCTTTACGGAGCAACAACCACCCGCTTCTCACGAGTTAACCCAAGAAGAAGCCAACCCAGGAACAGATTGCTGGAAGCTCTACGTGGACGGATCATCTACAGCCGAAAGGTCCAGAGCGGGACTCATTCTAATCAGCCCGGAGGGCTTCACCATTCAACAAGCAATAAATTTTGCCTTCAAGGCAACGAACAATCAGGCTGAATATGAGGCACTCATCTCCGGGCTCAATTTGGCAAAATCTCTTGGCATTTCGAAGATGGTCGTTTACAGTGACTCTCAGATTGTGGTCAAGCAAACCAATGGAGAATATATTGCGAAAGATCCCACATTGGCACAATATCAAGCAATGGTGCGGAACATCCTGGGAACCACCCCCGACATCACCATACATCAAATCAATAGAGAGGAGAACTCCAAGGCAGATGAGCTGTCCAAGCTCGTGCAGAATACTTCAGACATCGCTAGTTCAGTGTACTTCGAAGAACTTGAGGCACCCAGCATGGAGCAATCCGAGGTCCTGTGCATCGGCAGCCCGGACAACTGGATGACCCCCTACATAGTTTACTTAAGGGACAGAACGCTCCCGGAAGACCAGAACAAGGCCAGATACCTACAGCACAAAGCTGCTCGTTTCTTCCTGGAAAATG GCATCTGCGGAGACCACCTGGCAGCCAAAGCTTTGGCTTACAAAGTCATCAGGCAAGGATATTATTGGCCCACAGTCCACGCCCATTCCATCGCCTACGTTAAGAAATGCCCTCAGTGCCAGAAGTTCAACAATGTTCCCAGACAAAGCCCTAACCTGCCAGCATTGGTATTGTCTCCAATCCCATTTGCCATTTGGGGTATAGATATCATGGGTCCCTTTCCTCGGGCAAAAGACGACCTCCGCTATGTCCTGGTAGCCATTGATTATATGACAAAGTGGGCAGAAGCTAAAGCCATGAGAACGATCAATCAACAAGATTGTATCAAATTTATGGATACAATCGtcatgaggttcgggatcccg AACCACCCCAGGACGGGAACCAATGAAACCCCCTTCAAACTTGCATACGGCACCGAAGCTCGCATACCAATCGAAACCGGGTCCCCCTCCCACAGGGTCATCAACTTTGACGAGATCTCAAACATCGAAGGACTCAAGACCAACCTGGAGCTCCTAGACGAAGTAAGAGATAATGCAGTAAAAAGGATGGAAAGCTACAAAGAAAAGACAAAGCTCTACTTCACGAAGAAGATAAAAATCAGAGAATATGAAGCGGGAGACTTGGTACTCCGGCACACCGAGGCCTCGGACCCAACCAATCAAGGAAAGCTGCAACCCAACTGGGAAGGCTCCTATATGGTTAAGGAAGTGCTCCGcccaggaacctacaagctaaGCTATCTCGGTGGAACCGAAGTCCCAAATACTTGGCACGGAGCCCGCctaagaaaattctaccagtaA